The following coding sequences lie in one Sinorhizobium fredii USDA 257 genomic window:
- the dnaG gene encoding DNA primase, giving the protein MRLSPSFLDEIRDRVPISDVIGKRVTWDRRKTNVSRGDYWACCPFHGEKSPSFHCEDRKGRYHCFGCGVSGDHFRFLTDLEGLNFPEAVQQIADMAGVAMPQPDPQAERREKERTNLLDVMELATQFFQDQLQSAMGAKARAYLRERGLTGRTIETFRLGYAPDSRNALKEFLAGKGVGKEQIEACGLVVHGPDVPVSYDRFRDRIMFPILSAREKVIAFGGRAMSADAPAKYLNSNETELFHKGNVLFNFARARRASQGADGVGTIIAVEGYMDVIALHQAGIENTVAPLGTALTENQLDLLWKMTSQPVLCFDGDGAGIRAANRAVDLALPHLKPGRSVRFAMLPDGKDPDDLVRHEGREPFDKVLANARSLADMVWMREVQGGTFDTPEKRAELEARLRQVTSVIADESVRRHYGQDMRDRLNAFLQGNAPFRSDRRPFERGGRERGGRQGGGFRHAGGDRNAGPTTISDRLVRSSLVSGQQAAPSLRESVLALTIVNHPQLLFDEYDEISTIEFDHRDLQRCWAAVLNAAAANGPRLTRESLVEQLEAEGFGALIGALDQQIRYARLWTATTAAAPEDAREGYLQALALHKRTKALNWQRRELERELAHATEEGDLEVVPQLLRTLQEVQLEVTRLENQEAIIEGFGVLSGRVKGPAAR; this is encoded by the coding sequence ATGCGCTTGTCACCGTCCTTCCTTGACGAGATCCGCGACCGCGTTCCGATTTCGGACGTGATCGGCAAGCGCGTCACCTGGGACCGGCGCAAGACCAATGTGTCGCGCGGCGATTACTGGGCCTGCTGCCCTTTCCACGGCGAGAAGTCGCCGAGCTTCCATTGCGAGGACCGCAAGGGCCGCTATCACTGTTTCGGCTGCGGTGTTTCCGGCGATCATTTCCGCTTCCTGACCGATCTCGAAGGCTTGAACTTTCCCGAAGCAGTTCAGCAGATCGCTGATATGGCGGGCGTCGCGATGCCGCAGCCCGACCCGCAGGCCGAGCGGCGGGAGAAGGAACGGACGAACCTCCTCGACGTCATGGAACTGGCGACGCAGTTCTTTCAGGATCAGCTCCAGAGCGCGATGGGGGCGAAGGCGCGCGCCTATCTGCGCGAGCGCGGCCTGACCGGCCGGACGATCGAGACATTTCGACTGGGCTATGCGCCGGACAGCCGCAACGCCTTGAAGGAGTTTCTCGCCGGCAAGGGTGTCGGCAAGGAGCAGATCGAGGCCTGTGGCCTTGTCGTGCATGGGCCGGACGTCCCGGTCTCCTACGACCGCTTTCGCGACCGGATCATGTTCCCGATCCTTTCGGCACGCGAGAAGGTGATCGCTTTTGGCGGGCGGGCCATGTCGGCCGATGCGCCAGCCAAATATCTGAACTCCAACGAGACCGAACTCTTCCACAAGGGCAATGTGCTCTTCAATTTCGCGCGCGCCCGGCGTGCCTCGCAGGGCGCCGATGGAGTCGGCACGATCATCGCCGTCGAAGGCTACATGGACGTGATCGCGCTACATCAGGCGGGTATCGAGAATACCGTGGCACCGCTCGGCACGGCGCTCACCGAGAACCAGCTCGACCTCCTCTGGAAGATGACGTCGCAGCCGGTGCTTTGCTTCGACGGCGACGGCGCCGGCATCCGGGCGGCCAATCGCGCCGTCGACCTGGCGCTGCCGCACCTGAAGCCCGGCCGTTCCGTCCGTTTCGCCATGCTGCCGGACGGCAAGGACCCGGACGACCTCGTCCGCCATGAAGGACGCGAGCCGTTTGACAAGGTGCTCGCCAATGCCCGCTCGCTGGCAGACATGGTCTGGATGCGTGAAGTGCAGGGCGGCACGTTTGATACGCCGGAAAAACGCGCCGAGCTCGAAGCGCGGCTGAGGCAGGTGACCTCGGTCATCGCCGACGAAAGCGTCCGCCGCCATTACGGCCAGGACATGCGCGACCGGCTGAACGCCTTTCTGCAGGGCAATGCGCCGTTCAGAAGTGACCGGCGTCCCTTCGAGCGAGGTGGACGGGAGCGCGGTGGTCGGCAAGGCGGCGGCTTTCGTCATGCCGGCGGCGACCGAAACGCCGGCCCGACCACGATCTCCGATCGCCTTGTGCGCTCCTCGCTCGTCAGTGGTCAGCAGGCAGCGCCATCGCTGCGCGAAAGTGTGTTGGCACTGACGATCGTCAATCACCCGCAACTGCTTTTCGACGAATATGACGAGATCTCGACGATCGAGTTCGATCATCGCGATCTGCAGCGTTGCTGGGCGGCGGTTCTGAACGCGGCGGCGGCAAACGGCCCGCGGCTGACACGGGAAAGTCTCGTCGAGCAACTGGAGGCGGAGGGGTTCGGCGCCCTGATCGGCGCCCTCGACCAGCAGATTCGCTATGCGCGGCTATGGACCGCGACCACGGCGGCCGCACCCGAGGATGCGCGCGAGGGTTACCTGCAGGCGCTTGCGCTGCACAAGCGCACCAAGGCGCTCAATTGGCAGCGACGCGAGCTCGAAAGGGAACTGGCGCATGCCACCGAAGAAGGCGATCTCGAGGTCGTGCCGCAACTGTTGCGCACACTTCAGGAGGTCCAATTGGAAGTGACCCGGCTCGAGAACCAGGAAGCAATAATTGAAGGCTTTGGCGTGCTTTCCGGACGGGTCAAGGGACCGGCAGCACGGTAG
- a CDS encoding GatB/YqeY domain-containing protein yields MREQFANALKEALKARDARRTSTVRLIQAAIKDRDIANRGQGKDPASDDEIMQILARMIKQREESARIYDQGGRPELAEQERQEIAIINAFLPEQFSEEKIRELCVAIIQETGAQGLRDMGKCMNVLKERYPGQMDFAKASSILKELLK; encoded by the coding sequence ATGCGCGAGCAATTCGCAAACGCCCTTAAGGAAGCTCTGAAAGCCAGGGATGCCCGGCGGACTTCGACCGTTCGGCTGATCCAGGCAGCCATCAAGGACCGCGATATTGCCAATCGCGGTCAGGGCAAGGATCCGGCAAGCGATGATGAAATCATGCAGATCCTCGCCAGGATGATCAAGCAACGCGAGGAATCGGCCCGCATCTACGACCAAGGCGGCCGCCCGGAACTCGCAGAGCAGGAGCGGCAGGAAATCGCCATCATCAACGCGTTCCTGCCCGAGCAGTTTTCGGAGGAGAAGATTCGGGAGCTCTGCGTCGCGATCATCCAGGAAACCGGTGCCCAGGGCTTGCGTGATATGGGCAAGTGCATGAACGTGCTGAAGGAGCGCTATCCCGGCCAGATGGATTTCGCCAAGGCTTCCAGCATCCTCAAGGAACTGTTGAAATAG
- the carA gene encoding glutamine-hydrolyzing carbamoyl-phosphate synthase small subunit, producing the protein MTATPAWTIQKPTALLVLADGTVIEGKGIGATGKVQAEVCFNTALTGYQEILTDPSYLGQIVTFTFPHIGNIGANDEDIEDLTPAARHGAVGVIFKADITDPSNYRAAKHLDAWLKARGVIGLCGIDTRALTAWIRENGMPNAVIAHDPAGVFDIETLKAEAKAWGGLEGLDLAKVATSGQSYRWTEKPWVWNEGHSTLGETEAAYHVVALDYGVKRNILRLFAGLDCRVTVVPAETSAEEVLALKPDGIFLSNGPGDPAATGEYAVPVIKNLLKSDIPVFGICLGHQMLALALGAKTEKMHQGHHGANHPVKDHTTGKVEIVSMNHGFAVDSKSLPEGVEETHVSLFDGTNCGLRVNGKSVFSVQHHPEASPGPQDSHYLFRRFLNLIREKKGEPALAER; encoded by the coding sequence ATGACCGCGACACCCGCATGGACAATCCAGAAACCCACCGCCCTGCTCGTTCTGGCCGACGGCACGGTGATCGAAGGCAAGGGCATCGGCGCAACCGGCAAGGTCCAGGCCGAGGTCTGCTTCAACACGGCGCTGACCGGGTATCAGGAAATCCTGACGGACCCTTCCTATCTCGGCCAGATCGTCACCTTCACCTTCCCGCATATCGGCAATATCGGCGCCAATGATGAGGACATCGAGGATCTGACGCCGGCGGCCCGCCACGGCGCCGTAGGGGTCATCTTCAAGGCCGACATCACCGATCCTTCCAACTATCGCGCCGCCAAGCACCTCGACGCCTGGCTGAAGGCGCGCGGCGTCATCGGGCTTTGCGGCATCGATACGCGGGCGCTGACCGCCTGGATCCGCGAGAACGGCATGCCGAACGCCGTCATCGCCCATGATCCGGCCGGCGTCTTCGACATCGAGACGCTGAAGGCGGAAGCAAAAGCCTGGGGCGGCCTCGAGGGACTCGATCTTGCCAAGGTTGCGACCTCAGGCCAGTCCTATCGCTGGACCGAGAAGCCCTGGGTGTGGAACGAAGGTCACTCGACACTCGGCGAAACCGAAGCCGCCTATCACGTCGTGGCGCTCGACTACGGCGTCAAGCGCAACATCCTGCGCCTTTTCGCCGGCCTCGATTGCCGGGTCACGGTCGTTCCGGCCGAGACGAGCGCTGAGGAAGTCTTGGCCTTGAAACCGGACGGTATCTTCCTTTCGAACGGCCCGGGCGACCCGGCCGCCACCGGCGAATACGCGGTGCCGGTGATCAAGAACCTGCTGAAAAGCGACATACCGGTCTTCGGGATCTGCCTCGGTCACCAGATGCTGGCGCTGGCGCTCGGCGCCAAGACCGAGAAGATGCATCAGGGGCACCACGGCGCCAATCATCCGGTCAAGGACCACACGACCGGCAAGGTCGAGATCGTCTCGATGAACCACGGCTTCGCGGTCGATTCGAAGTCGCTGCCGGAAGGCGTTGAAGAGACTCACGTTTCGCTCTTCGACGGCACCAATTGCGGCCTGCGCGTCAATGGTAAATCGGTTTTCTCGGTCCAGCACCACCCGGAAGCCTCGCCCGGGCCGCAGGACAGTCACTATCTCTTCCGTCGCTTCCTGAACCTCATCCGCGAGAAGAAGGGCGAACCGGCGCTGGCTGAGCGCTGA
- a CDS encoding LysR substrate-binding domain-containing protein produces the protein MANLNDFTFFVHVVDHKGFAPAARALNLPKSTLSKRLAILEQDLGVRLINRTSRRFSVTETGEDFYRHAAAMLIEAEAAENIVKGRLAEPSGAVRITASVPTAQLSLAPLLPELALAYPKLRVILHATDRFVDIVQEGFDLAVRDHFAPLPDSGLVQRRVGSQAKMLVAASVYLHQRGMPLEPADLAQHDGLMTSLTSDGWVMEHADGASVEISPKPRFVADESRVLREAAMAGLGITTLPGKLCQDEIASGALVRILPEWTAGKVMTTILMPHRRGQLPSVRATVDFLAARLGEG, from the coding sequence ATGGCGAACCTGAACGACTTCACCTTCTTTGTCCACGTGGTCGACCATAAAGGCTTTGCCCCGGCGGCGCGGGCGCTCAATCTGCCGAAATCGACGCTCAGCAAGCGGCTAGCCATCCTCGAACAGGACCTTGGCGTCCGCCTCATCAATCGGACATCGCGCCGCTTCTCGGTGACCGAGACGGGTGAGGATTTCTATCGCCATGCGGCAGCAATGCTGATCGAAGCGGAGGCTGCAGAGAATATCGTGAAGGGGCGGCTCGCCGAGCCGAGCGGTGCGGTCAGGATCACCGCTTCGGTACCGACGGCTCAGCTCTCGCTGGCGCCGCTGCTGCCCGAACTCGCGCTCGCCTATCCGAAGCTGCGCGTGATCCTGCACGCGACCGACCGCTTCGTCGACATTGTTCAGGAAGGCTTTGACCTTGCCGTTCGCGACCACTTCGCGCCGCTTCCGGATTCGGGCCTCGTCCAGCGCCGCGTCGGATCGCAAGCGAAAATGCTTGTCGCCGCATCTGTCTATTTACACCAGCGGGGAATGCCCCTGGAGCCCGCGGATCTGGCACAGCACGACGGCCTGATGACGTCGCTTACGTCGGACGGCTGGGTAATGGAGCACGCCGATGGGGCGAGTGTGGAGATTTCACCAAAGCCACGTTTCGTGGCGGACGAGTCCCGCGTCCTGCGCGAAGCGGCTATGGCGGGGCTCGGCATTACCACCTTGCCCGGCAAGCTTTGCCAGGATGAGATCGCAAGCGGCGCTCTGGTCCGAATCCTGCCGGAATGGACTGCGGGCAAAGTGATGACGACCATCCTGATGCCGCATAGGCGCGGCCAACTACCGTCGGTGCGCGCGACCGTAGATTTCCTGGCGGCTCGCCTCGGCGAGGGCTGA
- a CDS encoding SDR family oxidoreductase has product MTIYQGKKAVVIGGTHGMGLATVTRLVDGGADVLLTGRNEDNLARIKQEFGARVHALRSDIADLNDITVLGAMAGQKLGAIDLLHVNAGISELETFDKVSEASYDRQFAVNTRGAFFTVQRLAPLIREGGSIVFTSSVADEGGHPGMSVYSATKAALVSFASVLAAELLPRRIRVNTVSPGFVDTPTKGVAGLSDAERAEFKALGDSVTPMRRNGTADEVARAVLFLAFEATFTTGAKLAVDGGLGQKLSVA; this is encoded by the coding sequence ATGACAATCTACCAAGGCAAAAAGGCCGTCGTGATCGGCGGCACGCATGGCATGGGGCTCGCGACCGTCACGCGTCTCGTCGATGGCGGCGCGGACGTGCTCTTGACCGGACGCAACGAGGACAACCTGGCAAGGATCAAGCAGGAGTTCGGCGCACGCGTGCATGCGCTGCGCTCCGATATCGCCGATCTCAACGACATCACCGTGCTCGGCGCGATGGCCGGCCAAAAGCTGGGCGCCATCGATCTGCTGCACGTCAATGCCGGCATCTCGGAACTGGAGACATTCGACAAGGTAAGCGAGGCGTCCTACGACCGTCAGTTTGCGGTCAACACCAGGGGCGCCTTCTTCACCGTGCAGCGGTTGGCACCGCTGATCCGCGAAGGTGGCTCGATTGTGTTTACATCATCGGTCGCCGATGAGGGCGGTCACCCCGGCATGAGCGTCTACAGCGCCACCAAGGCGGCACTCGTCTCCTTCGCTTCCGTACTAGCGGCCGAGCTTCTGCCGCGCCGCATCCGCGTCAACACGGTCAGTCCCGGCTTCGTCGACACCCCGACCAAGGGTGTGGCGGGCTTGAGCGACGCCGAGCGCGCCGAGTTCAAGGCGCTCGGCGACAGCGTGACGCCGATGAGGCGCAATGGCACTGCCGACGAAGTGGCACGCGCCGTTCTGTTCCTCGCCTTCGAGGCCACCTTCACCACCGGGGCAAAGCTCGCCGTCGATGGCGGCCTTGGCCAGAAGCTTTCCGTCGCCTGA
- a CDS encoding NAD(P)-dependent oxidoreductase codes for MSRISTLGTGAMGSALAATLMRNGHSVTVWNRTPARAEPLTAAGASIAASPADAVAEADLVILCVVDYAAARAVLEEAEGALAGRDLVNLTNGTPRDAQELAAWATAKGAAYLDGGIMAIPPMIGEAGTLILYSGSTALFERHKPSLIALAEGRYLGGDPGRAALYDLALLSGMYGLFSGFLHAAALVASSGDRMTDFLALLLPWLEAMSGTLPDLADKIDSGLHDRNVVSNLAMQTVALENIVRASGEQDVAPDFIDVMRRLATSRVDQGHGDDDISAVVELIRRRELV; via the coding sequence ATGAGCAGAATTTCCACCCTCGGCACCGGCGCGATGGGCTCCGCGCTTGCCGCAACCCTCATGCGAAACGGTCATTCGGTAACGGTCTGGAACCGCACGCCAGCGCGGGCCGAGCCGCTCACAGCGGCCGGCGCAAGCATTGCGGCAAGCCCGGCGGACGCTGTGGCCGAAGCCGATCTTGTGATTCTTTGCGTCGTCGACTACGCCGCCGCCAGGGCAGTCCTGGAGGAGGCAGAGGGCGCACTCGCTGGCCGCGACCTGGTCAATCTCACCAATGGCACTCCGCGCGATGCGCAGGAACTGGCGGCTTGGGCGACGGCGAAGGGTGCTGCCTATCTCGACGGCGGCATCATGGCGATCCCGCCGATGATCGGCGAGGCCGGAACCTTGATCCTTTACAGCGGCTCGACCGCTCTTTTCGAGCGGCACAAGCCGTCGCTGATCGCGCTCGCCGAAGGCCGCTATCTCGGCGGGGATCCGGGCCGCGCGGCGCTCTATGACCTCGCGCTTCTGTCTGGCATGTACGGCCTCTTCTCGGGCTTCCTGCATGCCGCTGCACTGGTGGCAAGCAGCGGCGACAGGATGACCGATTTTCTAGCGCTTCTCCTGCCATGGCTCGAGGCGATGAGCGGCACCCTCCCCGACCTGGCCGACAAGATCGACAGCGGCCTGCACGACCGCAACGTCGTCTCCAACCTGGCGATGCAGACGGTCGCCCTCGAAAATATTGTCCGCGCGAGCGGCGAACAAGACGTCGCGCCTGACTTCATCGACGTCATGCGAAGGCTTGCTACCAGCCGGGTCGACCAAGGGCATGGCGACGACGACATCTCCGCAGTGGTCGAACTGATCAGGAGGCGGGAATTAGTGTAG
- a CDS encoding pyridoxal phosphate-dependent aminotransferase has product MAFLADALSRVKPSATIAVSQKARELKAKGRDVIGLGAGEPDFDTPDNIKMAAIDAINRGETKYTPVSGIPELREAIAKKFKRENNLDYTAAQTIVGTGGKQILFNAFMATLNPGDEVVIPAPYWVSYPEMVALCGGTPVFVSATQENNFKLKAADLEKTITPKTKWFVFNSPSNPSGAAYSHDELKALTDVLMKHPHVWVLTDDMYEHLTYGDFKFATPVEVEPGLYDRTLTMNGVSKAYAMTGWRIGYAAGPLQLIKAMDMIQGQQTSGATSIAQWAAVEALNGSQDFIPRNKEIFQGRRDLVVSMLNQAKGISCPTPEGAFYVYPSCAGLIGKTAPSGKVIETDEDFVSELLEVEGVAVVHGSAFGLGPNFRISYATSEELLEEACRRVQRFCAACK; this is encoded by the coding sequence ATGGCCTTCCTTGCTGATGCCCTTTCTCGTGTAAAGCCCTCCGCCACCATTGCCGTTTCGCAGAAAGCCCGCGAGTTGAAGGCGAAAGGCCGCGACGTCATCGGCCTCGGAGCCGGGGAGCCGGATTTCGACACGCCGGACAACATCAAGATGGCGGCGATCGACGCGATCAATCGCGGCGAAACGAAGTACACGCCGGTCTCCGGCATTCCGGAACTGCGCGAGGCGATCGCGAAGAAGTTCAAGCGCGAGAACAATCTCGATTACACCGCCGCGCAGACGATCGTCGGCACCGGCGGAAAGCAGATTCTTTTCAACGCCTTCATGGCGACCCTTAACCCGGGCGATGAAGTCGTGATCCCGGCTCCCTACTGGGTGTCTTATCCGGAGATGGTGGCGCTGTGCGGTGGCACGCCGGTGTTCGTTTCGGCGACGCAGGAAAACAACTTCAAGCTCAAGGCCGCGGATCTCGAGAAGACGATCACGCCGAAGACCAAGTGGTTCGTCTTCAACTCGCCATCAAACCCCTCGGGCGCTGCCTATTCGCATGACGAACTCAAGGCGCTGACGGATGTGCTGATGAAACATCCGCATGTCTGGGTGCTGACCGATGACATGTACGAGCACCTGACCTATGGCGACTTCAAGTTCGCAACGCCGGTCGAGGTCGAGCCCGGCCTCTACGACCGCACCTTGACGATGAACGGCGTCTCCAAAGCCTATGCGATGACCGGCTGGCGCATCGGCTATGCCGCCGGCCCCTTGCAACTCATCAAGGCGATGGACATGATCCAGGGCCAGCAGACCTCGGGCGCCACCTCGATCGCGCAATGGGCCGCTGTGGAGGCGCTGAACGGCTCGCAGGATTTCATCCCACGCAACAAGGAGATCTTCCAGGGTCGGCGCGATCTTGTCGTCTCCATGCTGAACCAGGCCAAGGGCATTTCCTGCCCGACGCCGGAAGGTGCCTTCTACGTCTATCCCTCCTGCGCCGGGCTGATCGGCAAGACCGCCCCGTCGGGAAAGGTCATCGAGACCGACGAGGACTTCGTCTCCGAGCTTCTGGAAGTGGAAGGCGTTGCGGTGGTGCACGGTTCGGCCTTCGGTCTAGGCCCGAACTTCCGCATCTCCTATGCGACCTCCGAGGAACTCCTCGAAGAGGCTTGCCGCCGAGTCCAGCGTTTCTGCGCCGCCTGCAAGTAA
- a CDS encoding PQQ-dependent sugar dehydrogenase codes for MRPVRWTKTKSSKSRAALIMAVLPLATALFLSAALPAAAQQAREFQAQTGTVLIETLAGGLQYPWAVEVMPDGALIVTERPGRLRILRDGKLSPAIKGVPDVAEHGQGGLLDVALDPQFSTNRALYLTLSARGDGGYGTVLVRATLSDDEQRLTDVKEIFRMDRFTRGGQHFGSRIAIDRDGSLFFGIGDRGDRDRAQDPRDHAGAILHINADGSIPASNPYRGGTEGRAEIWSKGHRNPQGITFDPADGKLLTVEHGSRGGDEVNNPQPGKNYGWPVITYGKDYSGAEIGEGTAKEGMEQPLYHWDPSIAPGAIAVYRGNMFPEWNGNLLIAALKYQLLARLERDDTGAITSEERLFDGEFGRIRDVIVAPDGALLMVTDEPNGVVLRVSKAPTQ; via the coding sequence ATGCGGCCCGTGCGTTGGACAAAAACCAAGTCGAGCAAGAGCCGCGCGGCATTGATCATGGCCGTTCTGCCTCTGGCCACCGCCTTATTCCTGTCCGCCGCTCTCCCTGCCGCTGCACAACAGGCTCGGGAATTCCAGGCACAGACGGGGACGGTCCTCATCGAGACACTCGCAGGCGGGCTTCAGTATCCCTGGGCGGTCGAAGTCATGCCTGACGGCGCGCTGATCGTGACCGAGCGGCCAGGACGCCTCCGCATCCTCCGCGACGGCAAGCTCTCGCCCGCGATCAAAGGTGTTCCGGACGTCGCCGAGCATGGCCAGGGTGGGCTGCTCGACGTCGCACTCGACCCGCAGTTTTCTACGAACCGCGCCCTTTACCTCACCCTGTCGGCGCGCGGCGACGGCGGTTACGGCACCGTTCTCGTGCGCGCGACGCTCTCCGACGACGAGCAGAGGCTGACGGACGTGAAGGAAATCTTCCGGATGGACCGGTTCACGCGGGGCGGCCAGCATTTTGGCTCGCGCATCGCCATCGACCGCGATGGCAGCCTTTTCTTCGGCATCGGCGACCGAGGCGATCGTGATCGGGCCCAGGACCCGCGTGACCATGCCGGCGCAATCCTGCATATCAATGCCGATGGCTCCATCCCGGCTTCCAACCCCTATCGCGGCGGTACCGAAGGCCGAGCCGAGATCTGGTCCAAAGGACACCGCAATCCCCAGGGCATCACCTTCGATCCGGCAGACGGCAAGCTCCTGACCGTCGAGCATGGGTCGCGCGGCGGCGATGAGGTGAACAATCCACAGCCGGGCAAGAATTATGGTTGGCCTGTGATCACCTACGGAAAAGACTATTCCGGCGCGGAGATCGGCGAAGGCACCGCCAAGGAGGGAATGGAGCAGCCTCTCTATCACTGGGATCCCTCAATCGCCCCCGGCGCGATCGCGGTCTATCGCGGCAATATGTTTCCCGAATGGAACGGCAACCTGCTGATCGCCGCGCTGAAATACCAGTTGCTGGCGCGGCTCGAGCGTGACGACACCGGGGCGATCACTTCCGAGGAACGGCTGTTCGATGGCGAATTCGGCCGCATCCGCGATGTGATCGTCGCACCGGACGGCGCGCTGCTCATGGTGACCGACGAGCCTAATGGCGTCGTTCTGCGGGTCTCGAAGGCGCCGACCCAATGA
- a CDS encoding DMT family transporter: protein MTRIQANLFLLFSGAIWGAGFVAQSTAMAAIGPLWFIGLRFAIATLVALPLALIETRRATSPLPRGAMRNFIFIGLALFGGALTQQFGLLTTTVTNSGFLTGLYVIFVPALTVVFLRRRPHWIIWPAALMASFGIFLLSGGTLSGLNGGDLLTIVCAFFWAIQVLLIGIFAAGTGRPMLLSMTQFAVCAVLGSLLAVAFEPLSLDVIEAALPQILYAGVFSSGIAFICQVVGQRYTTAPQAAILLSSEALFAALFGVLLLDEVITPIGYLGCVVICAAMLVVELVPELTKRRREAAEAAA, encoded by the coding sequence GTGACTCGCATCCAGGCCAATCTGTTCCTGCTGTTTTCCGGCGCGATCTGGGGAGCCGGCTTCGTCGCCCAGTCGACGGCGATGGCGGCAATCGGTCCGCTCTGGTTCATCGGCCTGCGGTTCGCAATCGCCACGCTCGTGGCGCTGCCGCTGGCGCTTATCGAGACCCGGCGGGCCACATCGCCGCTGCCGCGCGGGGCGATGCGCAATTTCATCTTTATCGGGTTGGCGCTGTTTGGCGGCGCATTGACGCAACAGTTCGGGCTGCTCACCACCACTGTCACCAATTCCGGCTTCCTGACCGGGCTTTACGTTATCTTCGTCCCTGCCCTTACGGTCGTCTTTCTGCGTCGACGGCCGCACTGGATCATCTGGCCAGCTGCGCTGATGGCAAGTTTCGGCATCTTTCTCTTGAGCGGCGGCACTTTGTCGGGACTGAACGGCGGAGATCTGCTGACGATCGTCTGCGCCTTCTTCTGGGCGATCCAAGTTCTGCTGATCGGAATCTTCGCCGCGGGCACGGGGCGGCCGATGCTCCTGTCGATGACGCAATTTGCCGTCTGCGCCGTCTTGGGGAGCCTGCTCGCTGTTGCCTTCGAGCCGTTGAGTCTCGACGTCATCGAGGCCGCCCTGCCCCAGATTCTCTATGCTGGGGTGTTTTCGAGCGGCATCGCCTTCATCTGCCAGGTGGTCGGCCAGCGCTATACGACGGCACCGCAGGCAGCAATCTTGCTGTCCAGCGAGGCGCTGTTCGCGGCGCTTTTCGGCGTCCTGCTGCTGGACGAGGTCATCACCCCTATCGGCTATCTCGGCTGCGTCGTCATCTGCGCAGCGATGCTGGTCGTCGAGCTCGTGCCGGAGCTCACTAAGCGGCGGCGCGAGGCGGCAGAAGCCGCCGCTTGA
- a CDS encoding cold-shock protein, producing the protein MAETGIVKFFNTDKGFGFIKPENGGADIFVHISAVQASGLNGLSENQKVSFDTEPDRRGKGPKAVNLQIVG; encoded by the coding sequence ATGGCCGAGACTGGCATTGTAAAATTCTTCAACACCGACAAGGGCTTTGGCTTCATCAAGCCTGAAAATGGTGGCGCAGACATCTTTGTACATATTTCAGCCGTGCAGGCCTCCGGCCTGAACGGACTGAGCGAAAACCAGAAAGTATCCTTCGACACCGAGCCGGATCGCCGCGGCAAGGGCCCGAAGGCCGTCAACCTGCAGATCGTCGGCTAA
- a CDS encoding BA14K family protein: MNNFLKAAVLSVAAAALVLPTFGTAQAGDHDDAWAAGAVGLVTGTLIGGAIASQPRYSERVYIDPEPEYYEPRPVYQPRPVYRARPAYRQVVVDSYDLEPWTPAWYRYCSQRYRSFDAESGTFVGYDGRSHFCTAG; the protein is encoded by the coding sequence ATGAACAATTTCCTCAAAGCAGCCGTTCTTTCTGTCGCCGCCGCCGCTCTGGTTCTCCCGACCTTCGGCACTGCCCAGGCAGGCGATCACGATGATGCGTGGGCGGCAGGCGCAGTCGGCCTGGTGACAGGAACGCTTATCGGCGGCGCGATCGCCTCGCAGCCCCGCTACAGTGAACGGGTCTATATCGATCCGGAGCCCGAATACTACGAGCCGCGCCCGGTTTACCAGCCCCGCCCGGTCTACCGGGCCCGCCCGGCCTATCGTCAGGTTGTCGTCGATAGCTACGATCTCGAGCCCTGGACCCCGGCCTGGTACCGTTATTGCTCGCAGCGCTACCGTTCCTTCGATGCGGAGAGCGGCACCTTTGTCGGCTATGACGGCCGCAGCCATTTCTGCACGGCCGGCTGA